In Stieleria varia, one genomic interval encodes:
- a CDS encoding TRAFAC clade GTPase domain-containing protein produces the protein MSTIESYRSKSLTEQGPECICCEYQLDADDIYCPECQTPSEITRSLIARDSRPHFISVVGASNAGKTVYLGLLLDMLCGGAQKLKGIPNGAFSIGLQEQVVTALEQRSFPEKTPTETDLWKWLHCVVTDSSTRKQKQIDFVAPDFAGEAIAAEMEQPGLYPAVQHIVSRSSALLLLCDSLQVRDSGSREDLFAMKLGSYISQVQGLADLKGKKDLSPAVAVVFTKTDVCPEAAEDPQRFMANNMPRFLDYCRRNFKRHAIFAASVVGASAMLSDGAGNAQRVPLHIEPRGVIEPLHWAIQNS, from the coding sequence ATGAGCACAATCGAATCCTACCGTTCCAAATCGTTGACGGAGCAAGGCCCGGAATGCATCTGCTGTGAGTACCAACTGGATGCCGACGACATCTATTGCCCCGAATGCCAAACGCCAAGTGAAATCACGCGGTCGTTGATCGCGCGTGATTCGCGGCCCCACTTCATTTCGGTCGTGGGTGCCAGCAACGCGGGAAAAACGGTCTACTTGGGATTGCTGCTGGACATGCTCTGTGGCGGTGCCCAAAAGCTCAAGGGAATCCCCAACGGCGCGTTCTCCATTGGGCTGCAAGAACAAGTCGTCACGGCTTTGGAGCAACGTTCATTCCCCGAAAAGACTCCGACGGAAACCGACCTGTGGAAATGGCTTCACTGCGTCGTCACCGATTCATCAACGCGAAAACAAAAACAGATTGACTTTGTCGCACCCGACTTTGCCGGCGAAGCGATCGCGGCAGAAATGGAACAACCAGGCTTGTACCCGGCGGTGCAGCACATCGTTTCTCGCAGCAGTGCCCTCCTGCTGTTGTGTGACTCGCTACAAGTCCGTGACTCGGGATCTCGCGAAGACCTGTTTGCGATGAAACTCGGCTCGTACATCTCACAGGTCCAAGGATTGGCGGACCTGAAAGGAAAGAAGGATCTCAGCCCTGCCGTTGCCGTCGTTTTCACCAAGACCGATGTCTGTCCAGAAGCTGCCGAAGATCCACAGCGATTCATGGCAAACAACATGCCACGATTCTTGGATTACTGTCGACGCAACTTCAAGCGACATGCGATCTTTGCCGCAAGCGTTGTTGGTGCGTCGGCCATGTTGTCTGACGGCGCGGGCAACGCTCAGCGAGTCCCGTTGCATATCGAGCCGCGTGGAGTGATCGAACCGCTGCACTGGGCGATTCAAAACTCCTGA
- a CDS encoding formylglycine-generating enzyme family protein — protein MSLTSFFRSPLSVFSLGTAKQPVPSGQNELDFADAAPDVRRLIRDRRYIKILAPSDGVEFDAASINHAWKAVEQDMAYVPPGHVTLVNEYAISQDGACGLSPGVVGASEVAAFYLDRTPVTNADYAKFVDAGGYDDYQLWPEHILEALLQFVDATGQPGPANWAQGKPAVEKRNHPVVGICWYEANAYAQWSGKRLPTSAEWQRAGTWGKSPGDSTSESQYPWGNSFDPAKANTWAAGRNATAPVTEFAAGSTPNGVRQLIGNVWEWMNTQYVLQVTEDVTVHFDEPMAEVRGGAFDSYFHSQATCKTRSGQPLSARRHNIGFRCCQLADSLTPPSNEPHPTTQDAEGVS, from the coding sequence TTGTCTCTCACATCCTTTTTTCGATCCCCATTGAGCGTATTCTCACTGGGAACCGCCAAACAGCCGGTGCCCAGCGGCCAAAACGAATTGGATTTTGCCGATGCCGCTCCCGACGTTCGGCGTCTGATTCGCGATCGTCGATACATCAAAATCCTCGCTCCCAGCGATGGTGTCGAGTTCGACGCCGCGTCGATCAATCATGCCTGGAAAGCCGTCGAACAGGACATGGCCTATGTTCCTCCCGGGCACGTCACCTTGGTCAACGAGTACGCGATCTCGCAAGACGGTGCATGCGGATTGTCGCCCGGTGTGGTGGGTGCCTCTGAGGTGGCGGCGTTTTACCTCGACCGCACACCGGTCACCAACGCAGACTATGCAAAGTTCGTGGACGCAGGCGGCTACGACGACTATCAACTCTGGCCCGAGCACATTCTGGAAGCGTTGCTGCAGTTTGTTGACGCAACCGGGCAACCTGGACCTGCGAACTGGGCTCAAGGCAAACCTGCGGTCGAAAAACGAAATCATCCCGTGGTCGGCATCTGTTGGTACGAAGCCAATGCCTATGCCCAATGGTCCGGAAAACGATTGCCAACCTCTGCCGAATGGCAGCGAGCAGGAACTTGGGGAAAGAGTCCCGGAGATAGCACGAGCGAGTCTCAGTATCCCTGGGGCAATTCCTTCGACCCCGCAAAAGCCAACACTTGGGCCGCAGGACGCAACGCTACAGCTCCGGTCACGGAGTTCGCGGCGGGCAGCACGCCCAACGGTGTTCGCCAATTGATCGGTAACGTTTGGGAGTGGATGAACACACAGTACGTGTTGCAAGTGACAGAGGATGTCACGGTCCACTTCGATGAGCCGATGGCTGAAGTCCGCGGCGGTGCCTTTGACAGCTACTTTCACTCCCAAGCCACCTGCAAGACTCGTAGCGGACAACCTTTATCAGCGCGTCGCCACAATATCGGTTTCCGATGTTGTCAATTGGCCGATTCACTCACTCCGCCCTCGAACGAACCACACCCCACCACCCAAGACGCAGAAGGTGTCTCCTGA
- a CDS encoding WD40 repeat domain-containing protein: MHQLRMQRRSMLATMLLAATQMQVSFACADEPPLPPIVTLTGVRTERLAAIGSKTKKCVVTAITTDPLGELIAVAGDDFAIRIINMSSMKVIRTLENHRDLVRTMKFDPSGNQFVSAGNDGQLILWDRSREFKITQRMDGTPAISCVSFSPQSDEIAAVSFDRRVYLIGQRSSQTPPLNCKSNDLRAVAYRYDGDLLAAAGRSGELEMFDLRTMQALSAERLHSGRINGINFLRRSSRIVTVGDDGNVCVFDSETRQTLHRFNVTTGKLFAVAVLDDELVAVAGSDNKIRIVRLNQERTIRELDNHIGSVATLAAYDSILFSGGYDATLRRWSLSGIKTGREQIAEREAGLER, encoded by the coding sequence ATGCACCAACTCAGAATGCAAAGACGCAGTATGCTAGCAACCATGCTACTTGCCGCAACGCAGATGCAGGTGAGTTTTGCGTGCGCAGACGAACCGCCGTTGCCACCGATCGTCACATTGACAGGCGTTCGAACGGAGCGTTTGGCAGCGATTGGCAGTAAGACCAAAAAATGCGTTGTGACAGCGATCACAACGGATCCCCTAGGCGAGCTGATCGCGGTGGCGGGTGATGATTTCGCGATCCGGATCATCAACATGAGTTCGATGAAAGTGATTCGTACGTTAGAGAATCATCGCGATCTCGTTCGCACTATGAAATTTGACCCCAGCGGCAACCAGTTTGTCTCCGCCGGAAACGATGGCCAGCTCATTCTCTGGGATCGGTCTCGCGAATTCAAAATCACGCAACGGATGGATGGCACGCCCGCGATTTCATGCGTGAGTTTTTCGCCACAGAGTGATGAGATCGCGGCAGTGAGTTTCGATCGACGAGTGTATCTGATCGGCCAGCGTTCCAGCCAAACACCGCCGTTGAACTGCAAGAGCAATGATTTGCGGGCAGTCGCCTATCGTTACGATGGTGACCTGCTGGCTGCTGCTGGGCGAAGTGGAGAGCTGGAAATGTTCGATCTACGGACGATGCAGGCTCTCTCAGCAGAGAGGCTTCATTCCGGCAGGATCAATGGGATCAATTTTCTGAGACGCTCATCAAGGATCGTAACGGTGGGCGATGACGGAAATGTCTGCGTCTTTGATTCGGAAACTCGGCAAACGCTGCATCGGTTCAACGTCACAACGGGCAAGTTGTTTGCTGTTGCTGTCTTGGATGACGAACTTGTCGCGGTAGCCGGATCAGACAACAAAATACGAATCGTACGTCTCAACCAAGAACGCACGATCCGTGAACTCGACAATCACATCGGTTCGGTTGCCACCCTGGCAGCATATGACAGCATCCTTTTCTCGGGAGGCTATGATGCGACACTGAGGCGGTGGTCGTTGTCAGGCATCAAAACAGGGCGAGAGCAGATTGCGGAGAGAGAAGCAGGGCTCGAGCGTTGA
- a CDS encoding AGE family epimerase/isomerase — protein MSPDRLDQLRGVYRDGLLGDTLPFWTEHCVDSQHGGFMMSLDRDGTVLDTDKGVWQQCRFTWLLAELYNNVQPNQQWLDLAQHGCDFIDRHCFDPSDGRMWFHVTRDGEPIRKRRYAFSEAFAAIAYGELFQATGDDSYRTKAVRAFEGFVKQSLHPKASDLKFTGTRSMKGLGVPMITIITAQELRDSIGMSDANEWIDRSIETIRRDHMRPELECVLENVGPDGQFIDHFDGRLINPGHSIEGAWFIMNEGKYRSDTELIQLGCRMLDWSWQRGWDSQYGGMLYFVDAKGLPVQEYWHDMKFWWPQNETIIATLLAYHLTGDTKYAHWHQLIHDWAYSHFPDRQHGEWYGYLHRDGRLSSPVKGNLWKGPFHLPRMQLMCWRLAEQ, from the coding sequence ATGTCACCCGATCGACTGGATCAACTCCGCGGTGTCTACCGCGACGGACTGCTTGGTGACACGCTGCCGTTCTGGACAGAACACTGTGTCGATTCACAGCACGGCGGATTCATGATGTCGCTCGATCGGGACGGCACTGTGTTGGACACGGACAAGGGCGTTTGGCAACAGTGTCGATTCACTTGGTTGTTGGCGGAACTGTACAACAATGTGCAGCCGAATCAACAATGGCTTGACTTGGCCCAACATGGCTGTGACTTCATCGACCGTCATTGCTTCGACCCATCAGACGGCAGGATGTGGTTTCATGTGACCCGCGACGGCGAGCCGATTCGCAAACGAAGGTATGCTTTCTCGGAAGCGTTCGCTGCGATCGCCTATGGGGAACTGTTTCAGGCGACCGGCGACGATTCTTACCGCACAAAAGCCGTTCGAGCCTTTGAGGGGTTCGTCAAGCAAAGCTTGCACCCCAAGGCATCCGACCTGAAGTTCACGGGCACCCGCTCCATGAAAGGGCTTGGCGTGCCGATGATCACGATCATCACCGCACAAGAGCTACGCGACTCGATTGGCATGAGCGATGCCAATGAGTGGATCGACCGCAGCATCGAGACCATTCGGCGTGACCACATGCGTCCCGAGTTGGAATGCGTCTTGGAGAACGTTGGGCCGGATGGCCAATTCATCGACCATTTTGACGGACGACTGATCAATCCAGGGCACTCGATCGAGGGTGCTTGGTTCATCATGAACGAAGGCAAGTATCGATCTGACACCGAGCTGATTCAACTGGGGTGCCGCATGTTGGACTGGAGTTGGCAACGCGGTTGGGATTCGCAATACGGTGGAATGTTGTATTTTGTCGACGCCAAAGGGTTGCCCGTTCAAGAATACTGGCATGACATGAAATTCTGGTGGCCGCAGAACGAAACCATCATCGCGACGTTGTTGGCCTATCACTTGACCGGAGATACAAAGTACGCCCACTGGCATCAGTTGATCCACGACTGGGCTTATTCTCACTTTCCAGATCGTCAGCACGGCGAGTGGTACGGCTACCTGCATCGCGACGGCAGACTGAGTTCACCCGTGAAGGGCAACCTGTGGAAAGGCCCGTTTCACTTGCCCAGAATGCAACTCATGTGCTGGCGACTGGCCGAGCAATGA
- a CDS encoding MSCRAMM family protein, whose translation MDVQRRTRGPERLERRELLAADPIHVGVVYVETDYLESDLDVGSDTQGDRFILSFNGGAPLTQLTELRITTDKDGDGISVGDPIFDTQAGGRGKNGFHGFQIVRVVAGDNRTVQAAAEVVDGGQELVLRLENFRAGDRLEFTLDVDEVLRNAIELSVFNDRLDVITSGQEFQDSILDATFEAPHYEVAHADELFVNDFGSPYDDFGLNLPPDEGSDPYSRPNRTAAAIAHTQQVPKPIELSGHVWVDNDLDIVRESGEPVLADVELALFQRNANGVFADTGHRTRTDTNGAYRFEKSLGLMPGEYQIVQTQPSGYLSVGSVPGTVDGLSTGFSKDANTLTGIFVPAGDLSVINMDFAEAQSATLSGFVYFDENNNGIREPGEMGIAGVTLQAIPNNTIAPQAVRTTVTLSDGSYSFDGLAPGSYDIVETVTPPGYVDGIDSAGTVNGVVVGVATNPGDVIRQVYLLGNETGVEYNFGEIVLGSIGGYVYVAAPGADCTADHNATGNTPLSGVKIELQTFDGSVIATDYTSPDGVYFFDDVPIGEYRIVQYTPAGYIDGTSFPGKINGRPVGVSNGGMFIENITMIAAGVGTDYSFCEASPASISGYVHIDGNDDGVRDAAESGVASVTISLKDDSNVVVATTQTDSSGRYEFTGLTPGRYTISETQPSGLFDGKDSVGTIEGQRVGIAQQDDQLQQIDLRQGLAGVEYNFGELQPASLSGMVYEDLDADCERDPDEAALADVVLILRDDQGNEIARTRTNPSGEYRFVGLRPGRYSVEEIQPEGYFDGGVKAGTAGGIVGENRITEIDLTSGENARDYDFCEEPGGRLAGTVFVDLDADRIQDANEQPLQDVTIVLRDEQGEVARTKTDINGNYFFEGLRRGRYTVEEIQPADYFDGGAKAGTAGGVVGENRISDIVLAAGQDAQDYDFCEEPGSELSGFVFVDQDDDCEFDAEEQPIQGVTIQLRDAAGNTVAQTVTDASGRYSFENLRSGTYQIFEQQPEGFFQGGQKLGTGGGEVLGADLMQVSLAAGQTVERYNFCEIAPSSISGSVWSDNDGDQKRDAGEVAIPGVSIRLIDGDGELLQTTTTDSSGRYSFHGLAPGIYSVSEVQPSGFFHGGQLIGSHGGTVLVEDLIDAIELRGVVDAIDYDFPELPPATISGFVFKDGADLALSSTPSPESLRDYRDGLFTSDDLPIAGVQIELRDANGMKLTDSDFLGGNAVDSSIIATDADGFYLFQGLRPGTYSIYQTQPEGFTDSLDTAGTLGGLAINAADEYSDEEAAIIASLRVDAATTDNWDAIIRITVGGGEHSEHNHFSEIQITSMPDFPKRATPPPISVAPAPLDTFEQTKRLVVISQPAQVLPPMVADTTSNVTWHLSVINGGFPRGISDEPDLVASVSARTVHRNGTEGDYAKGRWQLMTLEGQILQKSRGVTLGDSRAVALVGNFDGEAGDEVAIYVAGRWYVDLNGNGVWDAGDLWIKLGTDMDRPVVGDWDGDGKDDIGIFGRQWERDEFRVRQDAGLPDPANARRRRPNYHNRFVSAETRMEGRERLLVRGEDLQLRADAVDHVFQFGEEVDTPISGDWNGTGIDQIAVFRGGTWMLDSDGDGRHAKDEATFEFGEPGDQPVVGDFNGDGIDEVAVVRGDEWIIDIDGDHKLTGNDKRIKLKRMSADSQPIAGDWDGDGKDEPGYYDKAG comes from the coding sequence ATGGACGTGCAGCGCCGCACGCGTGGCCCTGAGCGACTGGAACGACGAGAGTTGCTGGCCGCCGACCCGATCCACGTCGGTGTCGTCTACGTCGAAACGGATTACTTGGAAAGTGATCTGGATGTCGGCAGTGATACTCAAGGCGACCGTTTCATTCTTTCCTTTAATGGCGGCGCGCCGCTGACGCAGCTCACTGAACTGCGAATCACGACGGACAAGGATGGTGACGGGATTTCTGTCGGCGACCCGATCTTTGATACCCAAGCCGGTGGACGTGGCAAGAACGGCTTTCACGGATTCCAAATCGTGCGGGTCGTCGCCGGCGACAACCGCACCGTCCAAGCGGCCGCAGAAGTGGTTGATGGTGGCCAAGAATTGGTGCTGCGTCTTGAGAACTTTCGAGCCGGAGACCGGTTGGAGTTCACGCTCGATGTGGACGAAGTTCTGCGAAACGCGATCGAGCTGAGTGTTTTCAACGATCGACTGGACGTGATCACCTCAGGGCAAGAGTTTCAAGACTCGATCCTGGACGCAACCTTCGAGGCGCCCCACTACGAAGTCGCACACGCGGACGAGCTGTTCGTAAATGATTTCGGATCTCCGTACGACGACTTCGGCTTGAACCTGCCGCCAGACGAAGGGTCCGATCCCTACAGTCGACCCAATCGAACCGCTGCGGCAATCGCCCACACGCAGCAGGTGCCCAAACCGATCGAGCTGTCGGGGCACGTGTGGGTCGACAACGACCTGGACATCGTCCGTGAAAGCGGCGAGCCCGTTCTCGCCGATGTCGAGCTGGCATTGTTTCAACGCAACGCGAATGGTGTGTTTGCCGACACCGGACATCGAACGCGGACGGACACCAACGGGGCCTATCGGTTCGAAAAATCGCTCGGTTTGATGCCGGGTGAGTACCAGATCGTTCAGACGCAGCCCAGCGGCTATTTGAGCGTCGGTTCGGTGCCGGGCACCGTGGATGGACTTTCCACGGGTTTCTCCAAAGACGCCAACACCTTGACAGGTATCTTTGTTCCCGCTGGTGATTTGTCCGTCATCAACATGGATTTCGCCGAGGCTCAGTCGGCGACCCTATCCGGCTTTGTTTACTTTGACGAGAACAACAACGGCATTCGTGAACCGGGCGAAATGGGCATCGCAGGTGTGACGCTCCAGGCCATTCCCAACAACACGATCGCCCCGCAAGCCGTACGGACGACCGTCACGCTCAGCGATGGTTCTTATTCATTCGATGGATTGGCACCAGGCAGCTACGACATTGTGGAAACCGTAACGCCCCCTGGTTACGTCGACGGAATCGACTCTGCGGGAACGGTCAACGGTGTGGTGGTCGGCGTAGCGACGAACCCAGGCGATGTGATTCGACAAGTCTATCTGTTGGGCAATGAAACCGGCGTTGAATACAATTTCGGTGAAATCGTTTTGGGATCCATCGGCGGCTACGTGTACGTCGCTGCGCCCGGCGCCGACTGCACCGCAGATCACAACGCCACGGGCAACACGCCGCTGTCTGGTGTCAAGATCGAGTTGCAGACCTTTGACGGCAGCGTGATCGCGACGGACTACACCTCGCCAGACGGCGTCTACTTTTTCGACGATGTGCCCATCGGCGAGTACCGCATTGTGCAGTACACACCAGCGGGCTACATCGACGGGACATCCTTTCCAGGCAAGATCAATGGTCGACCGGTCGGTGTCTCCAACGGTGGGATGTTCATCGAGAACATCACGATGATCGCTGCGGGAGTGGGGACGGACTACAGTTTTTGCGAAGCGTCGCCGGCCAGCATCAGCGGATACGTTCACATCGACGGCAACGACGATGGTGTGCGAGACGCTGCGGAATCGGGCGTCGCGTCGGTGACGATCTCGCTGAAAGATGATTCCAACGTGGTCGTCGCAACGACGCAAACCGACTCGTCGGGGCGTTACGAGTTCACCGGATTGACGCCTGGTCGGTATACCATTTCGGAAACGCAGCCCAGCGGTCTATTCGACGGCAAAGACAGCGTGGGGACCATTGAGGGTCAGCGAGTCGGGATCGCCCAACAAGACGACCAACTGCAGCAAATCGATTTGCGACAGGGGCTCGCCGGAGTCGAGTACAACTTTGGCGAACTGCAACCCGCGTCGCTGAGCGGCATGGTCTACGAGGACTTGGACGCCGACTGCGAGCGAGATCCAGATGAGGCTGCACTTGCCGACGTGGTGCTCATACTGCGAGATGACCAGGGCAACGAGATTGCTCGAACGAGAACGAATCCAAGTGGCGAATACCGATTCGTGGGCCTGCGCCCGGGCCGATACTCAGTCGAGGAAATCCAGCCGGAGGGATATTTTGACGGAGGTGTGAAAGCCGGCACGGCTGGCGGAATCGTCGGCGAGAACCGAATCACCGAAATCGATCTGACATCCGGCGAGAACGCTCGGGACTACGATTTCTGTGAAGAACCAGGCGGTCGGCTTGCGGGCACCGTGTTCGTCGACTTGGACGCAGACCGTATTCAAGATGCGAACGAACAGCCCCTACAGGATGTCACGATTGTCCTTCGCGATGAACAGGGCGAAGTCGCGCGGACCAAGACCGACATCAATGGCAACTACTTTTTTGAAGGTCTGCGTCGCGGTCGATATACCGTCGAGGAGATTCAACCTGCTGACTACTTTGATGGCGGGGCCAAGGCCGGTACCGCGGGTGGTGTAGTCGGTGAGAACCGAATCTCCGATATTGTTCTCGCTGCCGGCCAGGATGCACAGGACTACGATTTCTGCGAAGAACCCGGCAGCGAACTCTCTGGATTCGTTTTCGTCGATCAGGATGACGATTGCGAGTTCGATGCGGAGGAACAGCCGATTCAAGGCGTGACGATCCAACTGCGTGATGCGGCTGGAAATACTGTTGCCCAAACGGTGACCGATGCGAGCGGTCGATATTCATTCGAGAACCTCAGGTCGGGCACCTATCAAATCTTTGAACAACAGCCTGAGGGTTTCTTTCAAGGTGGACAAAAGCTTGGCACCGGTGGCGGTGAAGTCCTCGGCGCTGACCTGATGCAAGTTTCACTGGCGGCAGGCCAAACGGTCGAGCGTTATAACTTTTGTGAAATCGCACCTTCCTCGATCTCCGGTAGCGTGTGGTCGGACAACGACGGCGATCAGAAACGAGACGCTGGCGAAGTCGCGATTCCCGGAGTGAGTATCAGGCTGATCGACGGAGACGGTGAACTGCTGCAGACCACGACGACCGATTCGTCGGGGCGATACAGTTTCCATGGTCTGGCGCCTGGGATTTACTCGGTGAGTGAAGTTCAGCCGAGCGGTTTTTTCCACGGCGGTCAATTGATCGGCAGCCATGGCGGAACCGTTCTTGTCGAAGACTTGATTGATGCGATCGAGTTGAGAGGCGTAGTCGATGCGATCGACTACGATTTTCCAGAGCTACCGCCTGCCACAATATCAGGCTTCGTATTCAAAGACGGAGCGGACTTGGCCCTCAGTTCCACGCCCTCTCCGGAGTCTCTGCGAGACTATCGAGATGGCCTGTTTACCTCGGATGACCTGCCGATCGCGGGCGTTCAAATTGAGTTGCGAGATGCCAACGGCATGAAGTTGACTGACAGTGATTTCCTTGGCGGAAATGCGGTCGACAGTTCGATCATTGCGACCGACGCGGATGGTTTCTACCTTTTTCAAGGCCTCCGACCCGGGACCTATTCGATCTATCAGACTCAACCCGAGGGATTCACCGATTCGTTGGACACCGCGGGCACGCTGGGTGGATTGGCGATCAATGCTGCTGACGAGTACTCGGATGAGGAAGCAGCGATCATCGCATCGTTGAGAGTCGATGCGGCGACGACGGACAACTGGGATGCGATCATCCGCATCACGGTCGGTGGAGGAGAGCACAGTGAGCACAATCACTTCAGTGAAATCCAGATCACATCCATGCCGGACTTCCCCAAACGCGCGACGCCGCCACCCATCTCCGTCGCTCCTGCTCCGCTGGATACGTTTGAACAGACGAAAAGGCTGGTGGTGATTTCACAACCGGCGCAGGTGTTGCCGCCGATGGTCGCGGACACGACCAGCAACGTGACCTGGCATTTGAGTGTCATCAACGGAGGATTTCCACGCGGAATTAGCGATGAGCCCGATTTGGTTGCAAGTGTTTCAGCCCGTACGGTTCACCGTAACGGCACCGAAGGAGACTACGCCAAGGGCCGATGGCAGTTGATGACTCTGGAAGGTCAAATCCTGCAGAAAAGCCGAGGCGTCACTCTTGGCGATTCACGAGCCGTTGCATTGGTAGGCAACTTTGACGGCGAAGCGGGTGACGAAGTCGCGATTTACGTGGCGGGGCGTTGGTACGTGGATCTGAACGGAAACGGCGTTTGGGATGCCGGCGACCTCTGGATCAAGCTCGGGACCGACATGGATCGTCCGGTCGTGGGCGACTGGGACGGCGACGGAAAAGACGACATTGGTATCTTTGGTCGTCAGTGGGAGCGTGACGAGTTCCGCGTCCGACAAGACGCCGGTCTTCCAGATCCAGCAAATGCTCGTCGTCGAAGGCCGAACTATCACAACCGGTTTGTGTCCGCCGAGACTCGCATGGAAGGTCGAGAAAGACTGCTGGTCCGTGGGGAGGACCTCCAATTGCGTGCCGACGCGGTGGACCATGTCTTTCAGTTCGGTGAGGAAGTCGATACGCCGATCTCTGGTGACTGGAATGGAACAGGCATCGATCAGATCGCCGTCTTCCGCGGCGGAACTTGGATGCTCGACTCCGATGGCGACGGCAGGCATGCCAAGGACGAAGCAACCTTTGAGTTCGGAGAACCTGGTGACCAGCCCGTCGTCGGTGACTTCAATGGCGACGGGATCGATGAAGTTGCCGTCGTGCGTGGTGACGAGTGGATCATCGATATCGATGGCGACCATAAGCTGACCGGCAATGACAAACGAATCAAACTGAAACGGATGAGTGCCGACAGTCAGCCGATCGCGGGTGACTGGGACGGGGACGGAAAAGACGAGCCAGGCTACTATGACAAAGCCGGATGA
- a CDS encoding FHA domain-containing protein, with protein MSQSNQSKSAEFALHVLRPSAAPIVHPLKPGRSVFIGRSETCGIRVHGKDVADIHCLVDVDSSVVSIQDWASATGTHVNGRLIDDKTELRIGDQITVGEAELTLVGNVAASVEAAERRTTEIAAETPHDMADDCQDEETDSFSEERCESPLSSEEASTNPHLEKTSSHSAHQIQPPSICASSWGDSTDMSMDDMDVDGLDAIAANDWDDASDDWGDEDAFDADTVGLLKAEIEDLRIQLSARDEQIAMLRADSFGETHAPDAIEVAQHSDSLVGRMDDMLAEMAEHDERVRILQELLETAEIQNQAEKEERSCLENWLGEIEQRVSERESEWTAESDGLRERLSTVAAERDQLQQQMQDVARRYNAPQCHEENITKLQEQNTALLDELEKLKRENAALMKEVEKASQEEPESLQEERAKLARERADVSRLRFQLSKQLSEFDTATPEAKEQPDREFALRLRTLREHLREIHEEEKEKQQPKSDSLFGRISGLWKRVDDEY; from the coding sequence ATGTCGCAATCCAATCAATCAAAGTCGGCTGAGTTCGCGTTGCACGTTCTGCGACCGAGTGCGGCACCGATTGTTCATCCTCTGAAACCCGGACGAAGCGTGTTCATTGGCCGGTCGGAGACATGCGGCATACGTGTCCATGGCAAAGACGTGGCCGATATCCATTGTCTCGTTGATGTTGATAGCAGCGTTGTTTCGATTCAAGACTGGGCATCCGCGACGGGCACGCATGTCAATGGTCGATTGATCGACGACAAAACCGAATTGCGGATCGGCGATCAAATCACGGTCGGTGAAGCCGAACTCACCTTGGTGGGCAATGTCGCCGCTTCTGTGGAAGCGGCAGAACGCAGAACAACCGAAATTGCCGCCGAGACGCCTCACGACATGGCTGATGATTGCCAAGACGAGGAAACCGACTCGTTCAGCGAAGAACGCTGTGAGTCTCCATTGTCCTCCGAGGAGGCTTCGACGAATCCTCACCTCGAAAAGACCAGCTCCCATTCAGCCCACCAGATTCAGCCTCCCTCCATCTGCGCGTCCTCTTGGGGAGACTCCACTGACATGTCGATGGACGACATGGATGTGGATGGTCTCGATGCGATCGCCGCGAACGATTGGGACGATGCGTCCGATGATTGGGGTGACGAAGATGCCTTTGATGCCGACACCGTGGGATTGCTGAAAGCTGAGATCGAAGATCTGAGAATTCAGTTGTCCGCCCGAGATGAACAAATCGCCATGTTGCGTGCCGACTCATTCGGCGAAACGCATGCACCTGATGCGATCGAAGTCGCACAACACAGTGATAGCTTGGTCGGCCGCATGGACGACATGCTCGCTGAAATGGCAGAACACGACGAGCGCGTCCGCATTCTGCAGGAACTGTTGGAAACGGCAGAAATCCAGAACCAAGCCGAAAAGGAAGAACGCAGTTGCCTGGAAAACTGGCTCGGTGAAATCGAGCAACGCGTTTCCGAACGTGAATCGGAATGGACTGCGGAGTCCGACGGTCTACGTGAGCGATTATCGACGGTTGCCGCCGAACGCGATCAGCTTCAGCAACAGATGCAAGATGTCGCGCGACGCTACAACGCTCCTCAGTGCCACGAAGAAAATATCACCAAACTGCAAGAGCAAAACACGGCGTTGTTGGATGAACTGGAAAAGCTGAAACGCGAAAACGCTGCCTTGATGAAGGAAGTCGAGAAGGCCAGCCAAGAGGAGCCCGAATCGCTGCAAGAGGAACGAGCCAAGCTTGCCAGGGAACGGGCCGACGTCTCTCGACTGCGGTTCCAATTGTCCAAGCAACTGTCTGAGTTTGACACGGCGACGCCTGAAGCCAAAGAACAACCGGACCGTGAGTTCGCATTGCGATTACGAACGCTTCGAGAACACTTGCGTGAGATTCACGAAGAAGAAAAGGAGAAGCAACAGCCCAAGAGCGATTCGCTCTTCGGTCGAATCTCCGGACTTTGGAAGCGAGTTGACGACGAGTACTGA